The Pseudomonas viciae genomic interval GCACCGGATCCTGTGGATCGCCGGTTTCGCCGCTGGTATTGATGAACGCACAGCCACGAAAACCTTCGCTGACGAACCACCCCTTGAGCACGGTGAACAGGTTGAGCAACCGTGCTGCCGGTGTCGGGGCCTTGTCGACCTCGGTACTGAACCAGTGCATCCAACGTTCATCCCGCCGCTTGAGGGCGGCCAGGATCAGATCGTCCTTATTGGTGAAGTAGCGGTAGATACTTTTCCTGGAGACGCCGGCAGTTTTCACCAGAAGGTCCATGCCAGTGGCGGCGATGCCACTTTTATAGATCAACTTTTCGGCGACATCGAGAATGATGTCTCGTGTTTCATTGCTATTGATTTCGTTCATGCGGCCTACAGTAGAACGATCGTTCTCCTTGGTCAAATCTTTTTTCATGACGACGGGAAGACCCCACCCCATCCCATGGTGTAAGCTCATCCGTTCTTCGGAATCGACCTTTTGCGAGCCCTATGCCGTCGCTCTTCAAACGCTCCCTGCTGCCCAAACTGCGCAGCTTTGCACTGACCGCCGATGCGGTGACCATCCTCGATGGCGCCGCCGAGTTCCGCCGTTGCCTGCTGGAGAAAATTGCCCAGGCCACCCAGCGCATCTACATCGTCGCCCTGTACCTGCAAGAGGACGAGGCCGGCCAGGAAATTCTCGATGCCCTGCATGCTGCCAAAGCCGCGCGTCCCGAACTGGACATCGTTGTGGTGGTGGACTGGCTGCGGGCCCAACGTGGGTTGATCGGCGCCAAGAAGCAGCCGGGCAACTCGGCGTGGTACCAGGAACAGACACGTACCCATGCCAGCGAAGTGCCGATCTACGGCGTACCGGTGCAAACCCGCGAGCTGTTCGGCGTGCTGCACTTGAAAGGCTTCGTGATCGACGACTGCGTGCTCTACAGCGGCGCGAGCCTGAATAACGTCTACCTGCACAAGTTCGACAAGTATCGCTACGACCGCTATCACTTGCTGCAGAGCACGCCTCTGGCCGACTCGCTGCAGCACTTGGTGCAGCATGGTCTGATTGCGTCCAAGGCCGTGCATCGCCTGGACCTGCCGAACCTGCCCAGCACCCGCAGCCTGCGCAAGGACATTGGTGACCTGCGCAGCCGCCTCAAGTACGCGACGTATGACACCACCACCGGTAGCGTCGACAAGAGCGGCCTGTCGGTAAGCCCGCTGCTGGGTGTGGGCAAGAACAACCCGCTGAGCCGAGTGATCGGCGAGCTGATCGCCAGCAGCCGTCAGCAACTGACCATTTGCACGCCATACTTCAACCTGCCCCTGGCCGTGACCCGCGAGATCAACCGCGCCCTGGCCCGCGGGGTGAAGATCGACATCATCGTCGGCGACAAGACCGCCAACGATTTCTACATGGCGCCGAGCGAGCCGTTCAAGATCATCGCCGCGCTGCCCTATCTCTATGAGATCAGCCTGCGGCGCTTCGCCAAACGGCACCAGCGCTACATCGACAGCGGCCAGTTGAACCTGCACTTGTGGCGTGACGGCGACAACACTTATCACCTCAAGGGCATGTGGGTCGACGAGCGCTACACCTTGCTGACCGGCAACAACCTCAATCCGCGGGCCTTTCGCCTGGATCTGGAAAACGCCCTGTTGTTGGACGACCCCAAGGGCGAGTTGCTTGCGCCGCGCCAGGCCGAACTTGAGCAGATCTATCGGCATACTCGCCGGATCGAACGTTACCAGGACCTGGAGACCCTGCCGGACTACCCCGCAGCAGTCGGCAAGTTTCTCAAGCGGGTCAGCCGGGTGCGGATCGAGCGGTTGCTTTACCGGATCCTGTGAACACCCGCGCCATGTCGGAAAAAGACACCATCTCCATCCAGTTGGTGCGTGAGGCGCTGCTGCAAAGCTGCGCTCCCGGCGCCGCCACCGAAGAAGTGCTGAGCAAGGTCGGTATCGACCCGGCGTTGCTCGGCGATGCTCAGGCGCGTGTGCCGGCCCATGCCTATGCACGGCTGTGGCGGTTGCTGGCCCGGCGGCGGGATGACGAGTTCTTCGGCATGGACCCGCGCAAGCTCAAGTCCGGCAGCCTGGCGTTTCTCTGCCAATGCGCCATGGCCCAGCCGACACTGGCGAGCGGGTTGACGGCGGCGCTGGGGTTTCTCTCGCTGATGCTTGAGCACCTGCCGGCCCAGTGGGTCCGCCAGCAGAGTCTGGCGGAGATTGTCCTGTTGGAGGACGAGCAGGAACCGCGTCGCGCGTTCACGTATTTTACCTACTGGATGATCGTCCATGGCGTGGCCTGCTGGCTGGCCGGGCGGCGCATTCCGATTCTTTCCGTCGAGTTACGCTGTCCGGCACCGGATTTCTGCGACGACTACCGGGTGATGTTTTCCCAGAACCTGCGCTTCGACCGGCCCCGCACCCGGATGATTTTCGCCGCCGAGTTCCTGGACCTGCCCATCAAGCGCAGCGCTGAAGAACTCAAGCGCTTCCTGGCCCAGGCGCCGGCCAACATTCTGGTCAAATACCGCGACCCGCAAAGCCTCGCCAGCCGCATCCGGCACGACCTGCGCCAGTTGCCCGCCGAACAATGGCCGGAAACCGAGGCCCTGGCCCAGCAGCTGTGTGTTTCCGCGTCCACCCTGCGCCGCCGCCTGGCGGAGGAGGGCCAGACCTATCAAGGCCTCAAGGACAGCGTGCGCAAGGAACTGGCGATCACCTGGCTGGCCGAGCCTTCGATCAGTTTCGTCGACATCGCCTCGCGCCTGGGTTTCGCCGACGCCAGCTCCTTCTACAAGGCGTTTCGCAAGTGGTCCGGCTCCAACCCGGGGCATTATCGCAGCTTGATTCTCAACGACCTCGACTGACCTGTTGTCGGGCCGCGCCGAATCCTGTGGGAGCGCGCTTGCTCGCGAAGAGGCCGGCAAATCCAGCATCTCCGTGACTTACATACCGCTTTCGCGAGCAAACCCGCTCCCACAGGGATTTCGCTCAGGCGACTGGCACGCTCACAAAACCGTCATTTCTTTTTGATACAAGCCTGTGCAGGTGCCGGAGAAGCCAGGCCATCAAGCAGAGTAAGGTATGCAAGTGACCGTTTTGGGTAGCGGCTATGTCAGTTTGAATGAGTTTTCCTGCCTCGTAGTTGAGCAAGGTCCGCAAGGACGAGGC includes:
- a CDS encoding TetR/AcrR family transcriptional regulator; the protein is MNEINSNETRDIILDVAEKLIYKSGIAATGMDLLVKTAGVSRKSIYRYFTNKDDLILAALKRRDERWMHWFSTEVDKAPTPAARLLNLFTVLKGWFVSEGFRGCAFINTSGETGDPQDPVRQLAKLHKQKLLDYVTRLCVEQGVEKPDALARQLLILIDGAITVALVMGDHSAADHAQDMLETLLVSR
- the pssA gene encoding CDP-diacylglycerol--serine O-phosphatidyltransferase encodes the protein MPSLFKRSLLPKLRSFALTADAVTILDGAAEFRRCLLEKIAQATQRIYIVALYLQEDEAGQEILDALHAAKAARPELDIVVVVDWLRAQRGLIGAKKQPGNSAWYQEQTRTHASEVPIYGVPVQTRELFGVLHLKGFVIDDCVLYSGASLNNVYLHKFDKYRYDRYHLLQSTPLADSLQHLVQHGLIASKAVHRLDLPNLPSTRSLRKDIGDLRSRLKYATYDTTTGSVDKSGLSVSPLLGVGKNNPLSRVIGELIASSRQQLTICTPYFNLPLAVTREINRALARGVKIDIIVGDKTANDFYMAPSEPFKIIAALPYLYEISLRRFAKRHQRYIDSGQLNLHLWRDGDNTYHLKGMWVDERYTLLTGNNLNPRAFRLDLENALLLDDPKGELLAPRQAELEQIYRHTRRIERYQDLETLPDYPAAVGKFLKRVSRVRIERLLYRIL
- a CDS encoding AraC family transcriptional regulator, producing MSEKDTISIQLVREALLQSCAPGAATEEVLSKVGIDPALLGDAQARVPAHAYARLWRLLARRRDDEFFGMDPRKLKSGSLAFLCQCAMAQPTLASGLTAALGFLSLMLEHLPAQWVRQQSLAEIVLLEDEQEPRRAFTYFTYWMIVHGVACWLAGRRIPILSVELRCPAPDFCDDYRVMFSQNLRFDRPRTRMIFAAEFLDLPIKRSAEELKRFLAQAPANILVKYRDPQSLASRIRHDLRQLPAEQWPETEALAQQLCVSASTLRRRLAEEGQTYQGLKDSVRKELAITWLAEPSISFVDIASRLGFADASSFYKAFRKWSGSNPGHYRSLILNDLD